A part of Populus alba chromosome 8, ASM523922v2, whole genome shotgun sequence genomic DNA contains:
- the LOC118039972 gene encoding transcription factor bHLH30 — MCGLKEEDQEEQTIHNLQNYQEQLLFQYHQQMQQHHQQQSSDIYGGARGSGLIFPEVSPILPWPLPPAHSFNSDHFTSNHPVRDHDPFLIPPPIPSSYGGLFNRRSPSLQFAYDGTSSDHLRIISETLGPVVQPGSAPFGLQAELSRMTAQEIMDAKALAASKSHSEAERRRRERINNHLAKLRSLLPSTTKTDKASLLAEVIQHVKELKRQTSLIAETSPVPTEMDELTVDTADEDGKFVLKASLCCEDRSDLLPDLIKTLKALRLRTLKAEITTLGGRVKNVLFIAGEEDSSSDSNDHQQQQQPLQYSISSIQEALKSVMEKTGGDESSSVSVKRQKTNINILQQQHRSL; from the exons ATGTGTGGACTTAAAGAAGAAGACCAAGAAGAGCAAACAATCCATAACCTCCAAAACTACCAAGAGCAGCTACTTTTTCAATACCACCAACAAATGCAACAGCACCACCAACAACAAAGCAGTGATATCTATGGAGGAGCAAGAGGATCAGGATTGATTTTCCCTGAAGTTTCACCGATCTTACCATGGCCTCTCCCTCCAGCCCACTCTTTTAACTCAGATCACTTCACTTCAAATCACCCAGTTCGTGACCACGACCCCTTTCTTATCCCTCCTCCAATACCTTCCTCATATGGGGGTTTATTCAATAGAAGATCTCCTTCCCTTCAGTTTGCTTATGATGGTACATCAAGTGATCATCTTAGGATTATATCTGAAACTCTTGGACCAGTGGTTCAACCCGGTTCAGCTCCTTTCGGGTTGCAAGCTGAGTTGAGCAGGATGACTGCTCAAGAAATCATGGATGCTAAGGCTCTTGCTGCTTCTAAGAGTCACAGTGAGGCTGagaggaggagaagagagagaatcaACAACCACCTTGCCAAGCTACGTAGTTTACTACCCAGCACGACCAAA ACAGACAAAGCTTCACTGCTAGCAGAAGTGATCCAACATGTTAAAGAGTTAAAACGCCAGACTTCTTTGATAGCCGAGACAAGTCCAGTACCAACAGAAATGGATGAGCTGACAGTGGATACAGCTGATGAAGATGGTAAGTTTGTGCTCAAAGCATCACTTTGCTGCGAAGATAGGTCTGATCTCTTGCCTGACCTAATAAAAACCTTGAAAGCTTTGCGTTTAAGAACATTAAAAGCTGAGATCACGACACTTGGTGGACGTGTAAAGAATGTTTTGTTCATTGCTGGTGAAGAAGATTCATCAAGTGATAGCAATGATcatcaacagcaacagcaaccacTGCAATATTCTATAAGCTCAATTCAAGAAGCACTGAAATCGGTTATGGAGAAGACAGGTGGTGACGAGTCTTCTTCAGTTAGTGTCAAGAGACAAAAAACCAATATCAATATCCTTCAACAACAACACAGGTCTCTATAA